One genomic segment of Sminthopsis crassicaudata isolate SCR6 chromosome 4, ASM4859323v1, whole genome shotgun sequence includes these proteins:
- the PSMD3 gene encoding 26S proteasome non-ATPase regulatory subunit 3, with protein sequence MKQEGSARRRGADKAKQPPGGGEQEPPPPPPPPPPPAAPVDVEMKEEGATGGAAGEGEGKAALAERSQRELDTVTLEDIKEHVKQLEKAVSGKEPRFVLRALRMLPSTSRRLNPYVLYKAVLGFFTSCNATRDFLLAFLEEPMDTEADLQFRPRTGKAASAPLLPEVEAYLQLLMVIYLMNSKRYKEAQRVSDDLMQKISTQNRRALDLVAAKCYYYHARVYEFLDKLDVVRSFLHARLRTATLRHDADGQATLLNLLLRNYLHYSLYDQAEKLVSKSVFPEQANNNEWARYLYYTGRIKAIQLEYSEARRTMTNALRKAPQHTAVGFKQTVHKLLIVVELLLGEIPDRLQFRQPSLKRSLMPYFLLTQAVRTGNLAKFNLVLDQFGEKFQADGTYTLIIRLRHNVIKTGVRMISLSYSRISLADIAQKLQLDSPEDAEFIVAKAIRDGVIEASINHEKGYVQSKEMIDIYSTREPQLAFHQRISFCLDIHNMSVKAMRFPPKSYNKDLESAEERREREQQDLEFAKEMAEDDDDSFP encoded by the exons ATGAAGCAAGAGGGCTCAGCGCGGCGCCGCGGCGCCGACAAGGCGAAGCAGCCTCCCGGCGGAGGAGAGCAAGAGCCGCCCCCACCCCCGCCACCGCCGCCCCCCCCGGCCGCCCCCGTGGATGTAGAAATGAAGGAGGAGGGGGCGACCGGCGGAGCAGCCGGGGAAGGCGAGGGCAAAGCGGCCTTGGCAGAGCGCTCTCAGCGGGAGCTGGACACAGTCACCTTGGAGG ACATCAAGGAGCATGTGAAGCAGCTGGAGAAGGCCGTGTCAGGCAAGGAGCCCCGCTTTGTACTGCGGGCCCTTCGGATGCTGCCTTCCACTTCTCGCCGTCTCAATCCCTATGTTCTCTACAAGGCTGTTCTTGGCTTTTTCACCTCCTGTAATGCCACCCGTGATTTCTTACTCGCCTTCTTGGAAGAG CCCATGGATACAGAGGCAGATTTGCAGTTCCGCCCCAGGACAGGAAAAGCTGCCTCAGCCCCTCTCTTACCTGAAGTTGAGGCATATCTCCAGCTCCTCATGGTCATCTACCTGATGAACAGCAAGCGCTACAAAGAG GCCCAAAGAGTTTCTGATGACCTCATGCAAAAAATCAGTACCCAGAACCGCCGAGCCCTGGACCTGGTGGCAGCAAAGTGTTATTATTACCATGCCCGTGTCTATGAGTTCTTGGACAAGCTGGATGTGGTGCGCAG CTTCCTGCATGCCCGGTTACGGACGGCCACCCTTAGGCATGATGCAGATGGCCAGGCCACTCTGCTTAACCTCCTTTTGCGAAACTACCTGCATTACAGCCTGTATGACCAGGCTGAGAAATTGGTGTCCAAGTCCGTGTTCCCTGAGCAAGCCAACAACAATGAGTGGGCAAGGTACCTCTACTACACAG GGCGAATCAAAGCCATCCAGTTGGAATACTCAGAGGCCCGAAGAACGATGACCAATGCTTTGCGCAAGGCCCCCCAGCACACGGCTGTTGGCTTCAAACAGACA gtGCACAAGTTGCTTATTGTGGTGGAATTGCTGTTAGGAGAGATCCCAGACCGACTACAGTTCCGTCAGCCCTCACTCAAGCGCTCCCTCATGCCCTACTTCCTTCTGACCCAAG CTGTCAGGACAGGAAATCTAGCCAAGTTCAATCTGGTCCTGGATCAGTTTGGAGAAAAGTTTCAGGCAGATGGGACCTACACCTTGATCATACGACTGCGACACAATGTGATTAAAACAG GTGTGCGTATGATCAGCCTCTCCTACTCCCGAATCTCCCTGGCTGACATTGCCCAGAAGCTGCAACTGGATAGCCCAGAGGATGCAGAGTTCATTGTTGCCAAG GCCATCCGGGATGGTGTCATAGAGGCTAGCATCAATCACGAAAAGGGATATGTCCAGTCCAAGGAGATGATCGACATTTATTCTACCCGAGAGCCTCAGTTGGCCTTCCACCAGCGAATCTCCTTCTGCCTAGACATCCACAATATGTCTGTCAAG GCCATGAGGTTCCCTCCCAAATCTTACAACAAGGACCTTGAGTCTGCAGAG GAGCGGCGTGAGCGAGAGCAGCAGGATCTGGAGTTTGCTAAAGAGATGGCTGAAGATGACGATGACAGCTTCCCTTGA